The Psilocybe cubensis strain MGC-MH-2018 chromosome 7, whole genome shotgun sequence genome has a window encoding:
- a CDS encoding Calpain, whose product MATTTITTTEITTEIKPDTKTFAKQEAGLLVTKELENAIEECRKKVERIAKECRAKNRKFRDIEFDLENDQNRCLYGLFVLNGDSVNTPPADVHRVTQIFDNPQFFVGGAADSNDIIQGALGDCWFLSALATVSTAPGLVEKFCVARDEKVGVYGFIFFRDDAWVTVIIDDMLYTRVPKYEELKSSEQELYHYDKDTYNKSARKGGKSLYFAKSGTAGETWVPLIEKAYAKLHGCYSHLLGGQECDAIEDLTGGVSTVLQSKDILDPDRFWDEELGRANKDRLFGCSFNNLDGTRSGVSNAKVQGLVGNHAYSVLRAVECNGKRFVVVRNPWGKSEWTGRWSDGSKEWTHEWLEYLPQLGHQFGDDGQFVMEYSDWLESFGQIDRTILFDSDWRMTSQWLQVTVPPLPAAWTYGDVSFTFSLASRSNAVIVLSQLDTRYFRDISGRASWTLDFALVKQGEKEPIAESPHSDFYLRNVHLEIELEAGDYIVYVRLDRSLDKNEDDDKKYVDEWMLRKMSRIMMQRAKSNSIASNFKAEDQAKYLPTTLESLIQRDLEEYEKKKKAEGEVVTKVVEEVSEDGTVTTTTTTTTTKVETVVVGKKVALQKESPPEKPTSIPLPPTTVDPTPTTNGISTPALPNVTPEVPNIPDTSRSRYRGSSPRYGGSSATKGEDVPKGKVEIDHDDPNTVCVGLRVYTHKDVPTVVVGRLKVDSDQKEDSENS is encoded by the exons ATGGCGACTACCACAATAACCACCACTGAAATTACTACAGAAATCAAGCCCGACACTAAAACCTTCGCTAAGCAAGAGGCTGGTTTACTTGTGACAAAGGAATTGGAAAATGCCATTGAAGAATGTAGGAAAAAGGTTGAACGAATTGCAAAAGAATGTCGTGCAAAGAACCGCAAGTTCAG AGATATCGAATTTGATCTCGAGAACGATCAGAACAGATGCCTCTACGGTCTCTTCGTCTTGAATGGAGATTCAGTCAACACACCGCCGGCTGATGTACACAGGGTCACTCAGATCTTCGATAACCCCCAATTCTTTGTGGGAGGAGCTGCGGATTCGAACGACATCATCCAAGGAGCATTAGGAGACTGCTGGTTTCTATCTGCTCTGGCCACTGTATCCACGGCTCCAGGCCTGGTAGAAAAGTTCTGCGTCGCT CGCGACGAAAAAGTCGGCGTATATGGTTTTATCTTCTTCAGAGATGATGCTTGGGTTACTGTCATTATCGATGA CATGCTCTACACACGTGTCCCCAAATACGAGGAGCTTAAAAGTTCCGAGCAAGAACTGTATCACTACGACAAAGATACCTATAACAAGTCCGCAAGGAAAGGTGGGAAATCGTTATACTTCGCTAAGTCAGGGACTGCAGGCGAAACATGGGTACCTCTGATTGAAAAGGCATATGCAAAGCTCCATGGGTGCTATTCGCATTTATTGGGAGGGCAAGAGTGCGATGCGATTGAGGACTTAACTGG TGGCGTATCAACCGTATTACAGAGCAAG GATATATTGGATCCCGATCGTTTCTGGGATGAGGAGCTTGGTCGCGCCAATAAAGATAGACTGTTCGGATGCTCCTTCAACAATCTGGATGGCACACGCAGTGGCGTGAGTAACGCTAAAGTTCAAGGTCTGGTAGGAAACCATGCATACTCCGTACTTCGAGCGGTCGAGTGCAATGGGAAAAGATTCGTCGTTGTCCGCAATCCCTGGGGTAAATCTGAATGGACGGGTCGATGGTCAGACGGTTCCAAAGAATGGACACACGAGTGGCTTGAATATCTACCTCAACTTGGCCATCAGTTTGGAGATGACGGCCAGTTTGTCATGGAAT ACTCGGATTGGCTAGAGAGCTTTGGACAGATTGATCGAACAATTTTATTCGATTCGGATTGGAGGATGACTTCTCAATGGCTTCAAGTCACTGTACCGCCTCTTCCAGCTGCATGGACATACGGCGATGTATCAT TTACCTTTTCACTGGCTAGTCGATCGAACGCCGTGATAGTACTTTCTCAGCTCGATACTCGATATTTCCGTGACATATCTGGTAGAGCTTCTTGGACTCTGGACTTCGCCCTCGTCAAGCAAGGCGAAAAAGAGCCTATCGCAGAATCACCACACTCCGACTTTTACCTTCGCAATGTACACCTAGAAATTGAATTGGAAGCAGGAGATTATATCGTTTACGTTCGCCTGGATAGATCGTTGGATAAAAATGAAGACGAT GACAAGAAATACGTTGATGAATGGATGCTTAGGAAGATGTCACGCATCATGATGCAGCGTGCGAAGAGTAATTCGATTGCTTCTA ATTTCAAGGCAGA aGATCAGGCCAAATACCTTCCTACTACATTGGAATCTCTCATTCAACGTGATTTGGAAGAGTacgaaaagaagaaaaaggccgAAGGTGAAGTCGTCACCAAGGTAGTAGAAGAGGTTTCTGAAGACGGCACCGTTACGACCACGACCACTACCACAACTACGAAGGTCGAGACAGTCGTTGTTGGAAAAAAGGTGGCCTTGCAAAAGGAATCTCCTCCTGAGAAACCTACGTCCATTCCACTTCCTCCCACTACCGTTGATCCTACCCCAACTACAAACGGTATATCAACACCCGCCTTGCCAAATGTGACCCCGGAAGTTCCCAACATTCCTGACACATCGCGCTCTCGCTATCGCGGTTCCAGTCCGAGGTATGGTGGTAGTTCAGCGACCAAGGGTGAAGATGTACCTAAAGGCAAGGTTGAAATCGACCACGATGACCCGAATACAGTATGTGTCGGCCTCCGGGTATATACACATAAGGATGTCCCGACGGTAGTGGTAGGGAGGTTGAAGGTTGACTCTGATCAGAAGGAAGATTCTGAAAATTCATGA
- a CDS encoding 3-ketoacyl-CoA thiolase, peroxisomal yields the protein MHDFMWDGQNDGRPHNRICLTELQKMVEQSASGHVIRPGIEIPELIKARKTRQSSSSTSIHNHVDMSTQTSSNKAALLQKNDNDIVIVSAVRSAITKGKKGGFKDTKPELILSHVLRAAYSKVNLDPKLIQDIAVGNVLPPGGGASAARMAALHAGIPVETSINTVNRQCSSGLTAINQIANQILAGQIDIGIGAGVESMTNGYGAGAAPDVSEEVLENKDAEDCLLPMGITSENVAKDYGITRRVQDEFAAKSFQKAAAANKAGKFKDEIVPITAKFIDPKTEKVSEIVVDQDDGIRDGVTVESLSKLKPAFSKDGSTHAGNASQVSDGAAAVLLARRSVAKRLGLPIVGKFVTAATVGVPPRIMGVGPAYAIPRVLEIAGITLADVDFFEINEAFASQAVFSVQHLNIPFEKVNINGGAIAIGHPLGCTGARQVATGLNIAKQTGKKLFVTSMCIGSGMGMAAIFVSEQ from the exons ATGCACGATTTCATGTGGGATGGTCAAAATGACGGTAGACCACATAACCGAATCTGCCTGACGGAGCTTCAGAAAATGGTCGAACAGTCAGCAAGTGGACATGTGATAAGGCCGGGTATTGAGATTCCCGAACTTATAAAGGCGCGTAAGACCCGTCAgtcctcctcatccacctccatccACAACCACGTCGATATGTCTACCCAAACCTCCTCCAACAAGGCCGCTCTCCTCCAAAAGAATGACAACGACATTGTCATTGTTTCCGCTGTGCGGTCAGCCATTACTAAG GGCAAGAAAGGAGGATTCAAGGACACCAAACCAGAACTGATCCTTTCTCATGTTCTCCGCGCTGCCTACTCAAAGGTCAACCTCGACCCCAAACTCATTCAGGATATCGCTGTCGGCAATGTTCTCCCACCAGGCGGTGGAGCTTCTGCTGCTCGCATGGCCGCGCTCCACGCTGGAATCCCCGTCGAGACCTCAATTAACACCGTGAACAGGCAGTGCTCGTCTGGTTTGACCGCAATCAACCAGATTGCCAACCAAATTCTCGCAGGACAGATTGACATCGGTATCG GTGCTGGTGTCGAGTCCATGACAAATGGGTACGGAGCTGGTGCTGCCCCTGATGTCTCAGAGGAAGTTCTTGAGAACAAGGACGCCGAAGACTGCCTTTTGCCCATGGGTATCACCTCTGAGAACGTTGCCAAGGACTATGGCATCACCCGCAGAGTTCAGGACGAATTCGCCGCGAAGTCGTTCCAGAAAGCCGCCGCTGCCAACAAGGCtggcaagttcaaggatgAAATCGTTCCCATTACTGCCAAATTCATCGACCCCAAGACGGAGAAGGTTTCGGAAATCGTCGTGGACCAGGATGATGGCATCCGAGACGGTGTCACTGTTGAAAGCCTTTCCAAGCTCAAACCCGCTTTCTCGAAAGACGGTTCGACTCACGCCGGAAACGCATCCCAGGTGTCGGATGGTGCCGCTGCTGTTCTGCTTGCCCGCCGTTCCGTGGCCAAGCGCCTAGGTCTTCCCATCGTTGGCAAATTCGTCACTGCCGCCACCGTTGGTGTTCCCCCACGCATCATGGGTGTTGGTCCCGCCTACGCTATCCCCCGCGTGCTTGAGATTGCCGGCATCACCCTCGCCGATGTCGACTTCTTCGAGATCAACGAGGCTTTCGCCAGCCAGGCTGTTTTCAGCGTCCAGCATCTTAACATTCCCTTCGAGAAGGTCAACATCAACGGAGGAGCTATTGCCATTGGCCATCCTTTGGGATGCACTGGTGCCCGCCAGGTCGCCACTGGTCTCAACATCGCCAAGCAGACTGGCAAAAAGCTGTTCGTGACCAGCATGTGCATTGGTTcgggcatgggcatggctGCCATCTTCGTGAGCGAGCAGTAG
- a CDS encoding Extracellular metalloprotease (Extracellular metalloprotease VDBG_01143), producing the protein MRFLSNALLFLTTSTLFLASTLAIERQECGSYASADKIEASELAIKAHAAEFRQGRRAEMKDYVFDVYFNVIAKNMSLAGGWVPQKQIDDQMALLNKAYVGTGISWKLVNVTRVLSRYWHETVTLGEPQAIQMARSFRKGKSTAFNVYTVGFYTEALNGYSAFPIDYRTDPYEDGCVLLFETLPGGVSRERQGGTLIHEAGHWLGLYHTFQGGCVGLGDRVADTPPSLKASSGCPDFVDSCPGDGPDPIHNYMDYTNDTCRTEFTPGQIQRIQDSMATYRSDPTI; encoded by the exons ATGCGTTTCCTCAGTAATGCCCTTCTGTTCTTAACGACCAGTACCCTTTTCCTCGCAAGCACTCTCGCCATTGAGAG GCAGGAATGTGGCTCATACGCATCCGCTGACAAGATAGAAGCCTCAGAGCTGGCAATCAAAGCTCATGCTGCAGAGTTTCGTCAAGGGCGCCGCGCGGAGATGAAGGACTACGTTTTCGATGTGTATTTTAATGTGATTGCGAAGAACATGTCGTTAGCCGGGGGATGGGTGCC ACAAAAGCAGATCGACGACCAGATGGCGTTGCTGAACAAGGCGTATGTGGGGACAGGCATTTCGTGGAAACTCGTCAACGTCACCCGCGTCCTGAGTCGTTACTGGCATGAAACTGTGACTCTTGGAGA GCCACAAGCTATCCAAATGGCGCGTTCCTTTAGAAAAGGAAAATCCACCGCATTTAACGTTTATACTGTCGG TTTCTACACAGAGGCTTTGAACGGATACTCCGCGTTCCCTATCGACTATCGCACAGACCCATATGAAGACGGTTGTGTGCTGCTCTTCGAGACACTTCCAGGAGGCGTCAGCAGGGAACGCCAGGGCGGCACGCTCATCCACGAAGCTGGTCACTGGCTCGGGTTGTACCACACGTTCCAG GGTGGTTGCGTAGGTCTAGGAGATCGCGTTGCAGACACCCCGCCCAGTTTGAAAGCATCATCTGGTTGCCCCGACTTTGTCGACTCGTGTCCTGGAGACGGGCCTGATCCAATCC ACAACTACATGGATTACACAAATGATACATGCCGCACCGAGTTCACCCCCGGCCAGATCCAACGCATCCAGGACTCGATGGCGACGTATCGCAGTGACCCAACGATCTGA
- a CDS encoding Calpain-9: MSLSVYSLPAHISSESSGSSPLSDNVINTATLSHSIYEPLTSGKMALGHYPPAPKDSEPWNIAQPTRRNTMTDSSILPSTPPPPQVGLIVTEELQQALKDCKEKVERIAKECRAANRKFRDIEFDLENDTVRCLYGLTGDKTTNPPDVRRVSEIFEDPKFFVGAPHSSDIVQGKLGNCWFLSALATMAAFPGLVEKSCIGRDQEVGVYGFIFFKNSQWVNVVIDDQLFWSLPKFEGLSQEEKSLYHDDKDLYNSLARKGGKGLYFARSGTSGETWVPLIEKAYAKLHGDYASLNGGRMNEGVEDLTGRDILDPDKFWKDELLYSNNSETHLYGVSFPALTEWRSGNSAATVGGLYGSHAYSILRVKECRGRRFVVLRNPWGKEEWTGAWSDGSKEWNGDEGRAILTELDHILGDDGEFVMECMGLSSADNYIGLQLGYVDVLASASSQISAMLMESRRGLYFDLPKRTSAIIALTSLDERYFKHITHQHQYHTLEFVLYRLDKQETQNHTYSGAICERSTYFEDSLPTMDYRKLSRMLSQRVESRMIASNYTLGEEKKFLPTSLRAIIERDLQSQIPNSAENPAPDTNNLTKTTTTTTTTTVTTVKRTVGTPAKPRPQNDSAAPYDISQHSPTLFPKHNASTSETPGISTAVTEAPASDAAHSNSITYEDEKQLSLVLGLRVYTKKDAVAVVTGSVLDIPR, encoded by the exons ATGAGCCTCTCAGTCTACTCATTACCTGCCCATATTTCCTCCGAGTCCTCAGGTTCTTCACCATTATCTGACAATGTTATCAATACTGCTACGCTCTCCCATTCCATTTATGAACCTCTGACCTCAGGCAAGATGGCACTTGGCCACTATCCTCCTGCACCTAAAGATTCGGAACCTTGGAACATCGCGCAGCCAACTCGAAGAAATACGATGACTGATTCTTCTATACTACCAAGtacaccgccgccgccacaaGTTGGATTGATTGTAACCGAGGAGCTCCAACAGGCGCTTAAAGATTGTAAGGAGAAAGTAGAACGGATAGCAAAAGAATGCAGGGCAGCAAACAGGAAGTTCCG CGACATCGAATTTGATTTAGAGAACGACACAGTGAGGTGTTTGTACGGCTTAACGGGCGACAAAACGACCAATCCTCCTGATGTACGAAGAGTGTCCGAAATCTTCGAGGATCCAAAGTTTTTTGTCGGCGCTCCTCACTCGAGTGACATTGTTCAGGGAAAGCTGGGCAATTGCTGGTTTCTATCCGCACTTGCAACTATGGCGGCCTTCCCAGGTCTGGTAGAGAAATCGTGTATAGGC CGCGATCAGGAAGTTGGTGTCTACGGCTTCATATTCTTTAAAAATAGTCAGTGGGTGAATGTTGTGATTGATGA CCAGTTATTCTGGTCTCTTCCCAAGTTCGAAGGTCTTAGCCAAGAGGAGAAATCCCTCTATCATGATGATAAAGACCTCTACAATAGCTTGGCTAGGAAGGGGGGGAAAGGTCTGTATTTTGCGCGCTCGGGGACCAGCGGAGAGACGTGGGTACCATTGATTGAGAAAGCATATGCCAAACTACATGGCGACTACGCCTCACTTAATGGGGGAAGAATGAATGAGGGTGTCGAAGATCTTACTGGGCGC GATATACTTGATCCAGATAAATTCTGGAAGGATGAGTTGCTCTACTCAAACAACTCAGAAACTCATTTGTACGGTGTCTCGTTCCCCGCTTTAACGGAATGGCGAAGTGGAAATTCTGCAGCGACGGTGGGCGGCCTTTACGGTAGCCATGCTTATTCCATCCTCAGGGTTAAGGAATGTCGTGGGAGGAGGTTTGTGGTCTTGCGAAATCCCTGGGGTAAAGAGGAGTGGACAGGAGCATGGTCCGACGGCTCCAAAGAATGGAATGGGGATGAAGGCCGTGCGATCCTCACAGAGCTTGACCACATCCTAGGTGACGACGGCGAGTTTGTCATGGAGT GTATGGGCCTCAGTTCAGCGGACAATTATATTGGACTCCAGCTGGGTTATGTCGACGTATTGGCTTCGGCTTCCTCCCAGATCTCCGCTATGCTCATGGAGTCACGGAGAGGTC TCTACTTCGATCTGCCCAAAAGAACAAGCGCAATCATTGCACTTACATCTCTCGACGAACGGTACTTCAAGCATATTACTCACCAGCATCAGTACCACACTCTAGAGTTTGTACTCTACAGACTTGATAAACAGGAGACGCAAAACCACACATACAGTGGGGCGATCTGTGAGAGAAGC ACATACTTTGAGGATAGCCTGCCTACAATGGACTACCGCAAGTTATCTCGCATGCTGTCCCAGCGAGTtgagagcagaatgatagcATCCA ACTATACACTCGG ggaggagaagaaatttCTACCAACCTCGTTGCGTGCGATTATAGAACGAGATTTACAGTCCCAGATACCCAATAGCGCAGAGAACCCGGCACCAGACACGAACAACCTCACAAAGACTACTACGACTACTACGACTACCACAGTCACTACCGTAAAGAGGACCGTGGGGACACCCGCCAAACCCAGACCACAGAATGATTCAGCAGCACCATACGACATTTCGCAACACTCCCCTACATTGTTTCCAAAACACAACGCTTCAACATCTGAAACTCCTGGTATATCTACCGCAGTCACAGAGGCCCCTGCTTCGGATGCTGCTCACAGCAATTCCATTACGTACGAGGATGAGAAGCAACTATCCCTGGTTTTAGGACTACGGGTGTATACAAAGAAGGACGCCGTGGCGGTGGTCACTGGTTCCGTCTTAGATATACCTCGGTAG
- a CDS encoding ABC transporter F family member 3 encodes MDSLRLSSLQINDPIKTASPAKSKISKAKKKQVESTGSTTSDNVDPGHGSSQAVEIVAYSQQSRFHRETFDASDIDIDIKGVNVSVNNKELLVDAHLRLKPGVRYGMVGQNGVGKSVLLSVLGNNVLVGLPQNVRILHIAQLEDFTAGRTILEEILEADVDRTRIIREAQALQGFTTKANSDAALNTIIHKLLVSRAEIALDKAQKIATKRSGQRGHTARQALLVAENDLATLQAQDPQTYVTTQMVHDIMTEVFGAYEVLDLEADEARAKSILRGLGFKDEDLSKEGRKIGGLSGGWRMRVMLGKALFIKPDILLLDEPTNHLDLPAIVWLRSYLTNDAEGQTVVVVSHDRSFLDAVTDETIIFRDKKLTYHPGNYDDWERNTEEQRKRKTRLKELEMKRRKQIMDSIQKNVQQAKSTGDDKRYGQVASRKKKLERMGMERLEDGKRYKKSYHGFHDEIVVEQAVKTAPITLPPPEPFNFPGSSFLQLSEASFRYDPKPSSPMVINNVSLDVGPQARIGLLGPNGCGKSTLMNLLAGELKPTLGEVKKHHRLRIGYFSQHTVDQLDLSVSALQHLSKSFPDIVITEGEARSHFGSCGISGDPVTRPIRTLSGGQRNRVALALVTFHRPHVLLLDEITNHLDMGTVESLVESLCEFEGALVVVSHDVWFLKQVIEGGDDDEDDDDDDGERQKGVLYTVTKKGELKEWDKGLEAYVEKIQRLSTKALQTRAIK; translated from the exons ATGGATTCACTCAGACTATCGTCTTTGCAAATCAACGACCCAATCAAG ACCGCCTCTCCCGCGAAATCTAAGATCAGCAAGGCGAAGAAAAAGCAAGTTGAATCGACTGGTTCAACAACTTCTGACAATGTAGATCCCGGTCATGGATCATCCCAAGCTGTAGAGATCGTTGCCTATTCCCAACAAAGCCGCTTCCATCGAGAAACATTCGACGCCAgcgatatcgatatcgacaTTAAGGGGGTCAACGTCAGTGTTAACAACAAAGAACTCCTCGTTGATGCCCATCTGCGGTTGAAGCCGGGTGTGAGATATGGCATGGTTGGCCAGAACGGAGTGGGCAAGTCAG TGTTGTTGTCTGTGCTTGGAAACAACGTGCTTGTTGGATTGCCCCAGAATGTACGGATTCTACACATTGCTCAGTTGGAAGATTTCACTGCTGGTCGGACAATTTTGGAAGAGATCCTCGAGGCAGACGTTGATCGCACGCGAATAATTCGAGAGGCACAAG CACTTCAGGGGTTTACCACAAAGGCGAACTCCGATGCAGCTTTGAATACGATTATCCACAAGCTCCTCGTCTCTCGCGCTGAAATAGCGCTCGACAAGGCTCAAAAAATTGCCACGAAGAGATCTGGACAACGCGGGCACACTGCACGCCAGGCTTTGTTAGTCGCAGAGAACGACCTTGCCACTCTTCAGGCCCAAGATCCACAGACATATGTCACCACACAAATGGTCCATGATATAATGACAGAGGTGTTCGGTGCATATGAAGTCCTGGATCTTGAAGCGGACGAAGCAAGAGCAAAGTCAATCCTTCGCGGACTGGGATTTAAAGATGAAGACCTCTCcaaagaaggaaggaagattgGTGGGCTAAGCGGTGGTTGGCGGATGCGAGTTATGCTTGGAAAGGCGTTATTCATCAAGCCTGATATATTGCTTCTCGACGAACCAA CCAACCATCTTGATCTCCCCGCCATTGTGTGGCTACGTTCATATTTGACGAACGATGCGGAGGGTCAGACAGTTGTCGTCGTCTCTCATGACCGGAGCTTCCTTGACGCTGTTACGGACGAGACGATAATTTTTAGGGACAAGAAACTGACTTATCATCCTGGAAACTACGACGATTGGGAAAGAAACACAGAAGAGCAAAGGAAACGCAAAACACGCCTGAAAGAG CTGGAAATGAAGAGACGAAAACAAATAATGGACAGCATCCAAAAAAATGTCCAGCAGGCTAAATCGACAGGTGACGATAAACGATACGGACAGGTCGCATCTCGTAAAAAG AAACTTGAAAGGATGGGTATGGAACGTCTGGAAGATGGTAAAAGATATAAGAAAAGTTATCACGGCTTCCATGATGAAATCGTCGTTGAACAGGCGGTGAAGACTGCGCCTATCACGCTGCCTCCGCCGGAGCCATTCAATTTTCCTGGGAGCTCGTTTCTTCAACTTTCCGAGGCTTCATTTCGCTATGATCCTAAGCCATCCTCTCCTATGGTCATTAACAATGTGTCACTTGACGTCGGCCCTCAAGCCAGGATAGGGCTTCTAGGTCCCAACGGTTGTGGCAAATCCACCCTCATGAACCTCCTTGCTGGGGAACTTAAACCCACCCTTGGTGAAGTGAAGAAACACCACCGACTCCGCATTGGCTACTTTTCGCAGCACACCGTCGACCAACTCGATCTCTCAGTGTCAGCCCTTCAACACCTGTCGAAGTCGTTCCCGGATATCGTCATCACAGAGGGTGAAGCGCGCTCGCATTTCGGGTCATGTGGGATCAGCGGTGATCCTGTTACGCGTCCAATCCGCACGTTGAGTGGTGGCCAGCGGAACCGCGTTGCTCTAGCACTGGTGACGTTTCATCGTCCGCatgtgctgctgctggatgAAATCACAAACCACCTTGATATGGGCACTGTCGAGTCGCTCGTGGAGTCTCTCTGTGAATTCGAAGGGGCGTTGGTGGTAGTCAGTCACGATGTATGGTTCCTGAAGCAAGTCATCGAGGGCggggatgacgatgaagatgacgacgatgatgatggggaGAGACAAAAGGGCGTTCTGTATACTGTGACGAAGAAGGGAGAGCTAAAGGAGTGGGATAAGGGGTTGGAGGCATACGTGGAGAAGATACAAAGGCTTTCGACAAAAGCCTTACAAACCCGTGCTATTAAATAA